A genomic window from Blattabacterium cuenoti includes:
- a CDS encoding class I tRNA ligase family protein, protein MEYNFREIEKRWQKFWKNHNIFYTKKNIKYPKYYILNMFPYPSGSGLHIGHCLGYIASDIYARYKRIEGYNVLNPIGFDSFGLPAEQYAIQTGKHPSDTTKKNIEQYKKQINKLGLSFDWSRELCTSDPNYYRWTQWMFIQIFHSWYDKNSEKAKSINILIEEFNKNGNLLINASSSYPDKFNSITWKKFSPIKKESILLNYRLAYLSKEYINWCPYLGTVLANDEIQNEKSKRGGYPIYKKKMLQWHIRISAYVERLLKGLKLIECSKSLKDIQYNWIGKIKGASIFLELLYPLKKIKKIEFFIDRPEMIFGISFVILSIDHNFSKKITISSYKKNVQKYFYRETKKLQKKSTISGVFTGNYVLHPFIKKKIPIYISNNNFFSIDKTTNSFIGIPGHEKYSEKFAKIFNLEIISVSIPNNKNNLCEGHNEICINSYFLNGLNFKEAKNKVIQLLKKKNIGSQKNSYRLRDAVFSRQRYWGEPIPVFFKNKKPQTIPIEKLPIFLPKIDNYYPKNGKSPLYRIKNWAWDEKNMKIVSNKLINHKSIFPMETNTMPSWAGSSWYFLRYMDVNNNLFFLDKKKENYWKNIDLYLGGSEHSTGHLIYARFWHKFLKDRGWVTTEEPFKRILNQGMILSNSAIILKIIGKKIFVSYELKKNYKNFLFQEIYVDISLINHKNQLNINKFKQWRPEFSNAKFLVKEKIFFCKRKLEKMSKSKYNIITPDYIHKKYGSDIFRLHEMFLGPITKTKHWDEEKINGIKKFLNKFWRLFYDHGVLKVNDLTPTLEELKILHYTIKKLKEKIQFFSFHTSISDLMILVNKLTILKCNKKKILKKLIKLMAPFAPHISEELWNKLGEKKSIIFSNIPNFNKKYLIKKTITYPIMFNGKLKFQETFQSNLTIESIKKKILKKPKIQLYFKKKNIKKIIIIPNKIINILF, encoded by the coding sequence ATGGAATATAATTTTAGAGAAATAGAAAAACGTTGGCAAAAATTTTGGAAAAATCATAATATTTTTTATACTAAAAAAAATATTAAATATCCAAAATATTATATTTTAAATATGTTTCCTTATCCTTCTGGTTCAGGTCTACATATAGGACATTGTTTAGGATATATAGCATCAGATATTTATGCACGATATAAACGTATAGAAGGTTATAATGTTTTAAATCCTATAGGATTTGATTCTTTTGGTTTACCTGCTGAACAATATGCTATTCAAACAGGGAAACATCCATCTGATACTACTAAAAAAAATATAGAACAATATAAAAAACAAATAAATAAATTAGGTCTTTCATTTGATTGGAGTCGTGAATTATGTACCAGTGATCCTAATTATTATCGTTGGACTCAATGGATGTTTATTCAAATTTTTCATTCTTGGTATGATAAAAATAGTGAAAAAGCTAAATCTATAAATATTTTAATTGAGGAATTTAATAAAAATGGAAATTTACTAATTAATGCTAGTAGTTCCTATCCTGATAAATTTAATTCCATTACATGGAAAAAATTTAGTCCTATAAAAAAAGAATCTATATTGTTAAATTATCGTTTGGCTTACTTAAGTAAAGAATATATTAATTGGTGTCCATATTTAGGAACTGTTTTAGCTAATGATGAAATACAAAATGAAAAGAGTAAAAGAGGTGGATATCCTATATATAAAAAAAAAATGTTACAATGGCATATAAGAATTAGTGCTTATGTTGAAAGACTTTTAAAAGGACTTAAATTAATTGAATGTTCTAAATCTTTAAAAGATATTCAATATAATTGGATTGGTAAAATCAAAGGAGCTTCTATTTTTTTAGAACTTTTATATCCTTTGAAAAAAATAAAAAAAATAGAATTTTTTATTGATCGTCCAGAAATGATATTTGGAATAAGTTTTGTGATTTTATCTATAGATCATAATTTTTCAAAAAAAATTACTATTTCTTCCTATAAAAAAAATGTTCAAAAATATTTTTATCGAGAAACTAAAAAATTACAAAAAAAATCCACTATTTCTGGTGTTTTTACAGGGAATTATGTTTTACATCCATTTATTAAAAAAAAAATTCCTATTTATATCAGTAACAATAATTTTTTTTCTATAGATAAAACAACTAATTCTTTTATTGGAATCCCTGGACATGAAAAATATAGCGAAAAATTTGCCAAAATTTTTAATTTAGAAATTATATCTGTTTCAATTCCTAATAATAAAAATAACCTTTGTGAAGGTCATAATGAAATATGTATTAATTCATATTTTTTAAATGGGTTAAATTTTAAAGAAGCTAAAAATAAAGTTATTCAACTTTTAAAAAAAAAAAATATAGGTAGTCAAAAAAATAGTTATCGATTACGTGACGCTGTTTTTTCCAGACAAAGATATTGGGGAGAACCAATTCCTGTTTTTTTTAAAAATAAAAAACCTCAAACAATCCCAATAGAAAAATTACCTATTTTTTTACCAAAAATTGATAATTATTATCCAAAAAATGGAAAATCTCCATTATATCGAATAAAAAATTGGGCTTGGGATGAAAAAAATATGAAAATAGTTTCTAATAAACTTATAAATCATAAATCTATATTTCCAATGGAAACTAATACTATGCCTAGTTGGGCTGGATCTAGTTGGTATTTTCTTCGTTATATGGATGTTAATAACAATCTATTTTTTTTAGATAAAAAAAAAGAAAATTATTGGAAAAATATAGATTTATATCTTGGTGGATCTGAACATTCTACAGGACATTTAATCTATGCTAGATTTTGGCATAAATTTTTAAAAGATAGAGGATGGGTTACAACAGAAGAACCTTTTAAAAGGATATTAAATCAAGGAATGATTCTTAGTAATTCTGCCATTATATTAAAAATAATAGGAAAAAAAATATTTGTATCTTATGAATTAAAAAAAAATTATAAAAATTTTTTATTTCAAGAAATATATGTCGATATTTCTTTAATTAATCATAAAAATCAATTAAATATCAATAAATTTAAACAATGGAGACCAGAATTTTCTAATGCAAAATTTCTTGTAAAAGAAAAAATTTTTTTTTGCAAAAGAAAATTAGAAAAAATGTCTAAATCTAAATATAATATTATAACTCCAGATTATATCCATAAAAAATATGGATCGGATATCTTTCGTCTTCATGAAATGTTTTTAGGTCCAATTACAAAAACTAAACATTGGGATGAAGAAAAAATTAATGGAATTAAAAAATTTTTAAATAAATTTTGGAGATTATTCTATGACCATGGAGTATTAAAAGTTAATGACCTTACTCCAACATTAGAAGAATTAAAAATTTTACATTATACTATTAAAAAATTAAAAGAAAAAATACAATTTTTTTCTTTTCATACATCTATTAGTGATTTAATGATACTTGTTAATAAATTAACTATTTTAAAATGTAATAAAAAAAAAATATTAAAAAAATTGATAAAATTAATGGCACCATTTGCTCCTCATATATCAGAAGAACTTTGGAATAAATTAGGAGAAAAAAAATCCATTATATTTTCTAATATTCCTAATTTTAATAAAAAATATCTTATAAAAAAAACTATAACATATCCAATAATGTTTAATGGAAAATTAAAATTTCAAGAAACATTTCAATCAAATTTAACAATAGAAAGTATAAAAAAGAAAATTTTAAAAAAACCTAAAATTCAATTATATTTTAAAAAAAAAAATATTAAAAAAATTATTATTATTCCTAATAAAATAATTAATATTTTATTTTAA
- a CDS encoding PASTA domain-containing protein, whose amino-acid sequence MKNYYKYYLIFFINLLISIFFLYKISNFFLNWIDRYTNHGSYVIVPNIHHLHLNKAISILNNLGLKYEIDFSHYNPSFNPYQIIFFSPEAGDHVKIGRSIYIQANSKKILTTILPNIINKNKNIALDLLKKNNIMINYIKYINDLSKDKILKVLYKEKSISSGYIIPYKNKITLIIGNGYYENNKVPNVIGLSLSNATTILKKKLFNIINFYYDKTLNIDTNNKNTIVYNQDPLPGKIIKNKKKSIDLWITYKKTKEKLLNNLIEIDESNLDDKNTQE is encoded by the coding sequence ATGAAAAATTATTATAAATATTATTTAATTTTTTTTATTAATTTATTAATTTCTATATTTTTTTTATATAAAATATCTAATTTTTTTTTAAATTGGATTGATCGTTATACTAACCATGGATCTTATGTTATAGTACCAAATATTCATCATTTACATTTAAATAAAGCTATATCTATTTTAAATAATTTAGGATTAAAATATGAAATAGATTTTTCCCATTATAATCCTTCTTTTAATCCTTATCAAATAATTTTTTTTTCCCCAGAAGCAGGAGATCATGTAAAAATAGGAAGATCAATATATATACAAGCTAATTCAAAAAAAATTTTAACTACTATATTACCTAATATTATTAATAAAAATAAAAATATAGCATTGGATTTACTAAAAAAAAACAATATTATGATTAATTATATTAAATATATCAATGATTTATCTAAAGATAAAATTTTAAAAGTATTGTATAAAGAAAAATCAATATCATCAGGATATATTATTCCATATAAAAATAAAATTACTTTAATTATCGGAAATGGATATTATGAAAATAATAAAGTACCAAATGTTATTGGATTATCATTATCTAATGCTACTACTATTTTAAAAAAAAAACTCTTTAATATAATTAATTTTTATTACGATAAAACATTAAATATTGATACTAATAATAAAAATACAATAGTTTATAATCAAGATCCTTTACCTGGTAAAATCATAAAAAATAAAAAAAAATCTATTGATCTTTGGATAACTTATAAAAAAACAAAAGAAAAATTATTAAATAATTTAATAGAAATAGATGAATCTAATTTAGATGATAAAAATACACAAGAATAA
- the feoB gene encoding ferrous iron transport protein B codes for MRNFYKVALLGNPNVGKTSLFNKLTGLNQKIGNYLGVTVDKKIGYFSYKNFFYQIIDLPGIYSLYPSSSDEEIVSQLLINNVKNIDYPDKILIVADSSNIKKSLLLFQQIQDLGFPILLILNMIDEAKKKGIIIDIKKLKKILITEIILINAKKGIGIKQIKKKINSIKKIHTKKQCNFINFYSKAIKDVKNYYKIDTYKAWYYLSSTNKKLINKNYLNKIKKKYNIFSKKLQIKEILNRYQKIEKIYSKTVLKNISNKKNNYLEFYKKIDTYLLIHPLWGYLIFFFLLFFIFQNVFFWSEKPKELIEFLFFQIKNKLVNIYPGPLNNFILQGIFPGITTIISFIPQIFILLFFILIMEESGYLSRVIFLMDKIMRPFGLNGKSIVPMISSFACSIPAIMSTRHIENSRDRLITILAIPFITCSARLPVYTLIISLIIPDKKWLFIQLKGIVLFLMYLLGIVFSLIISLIFHKILKKTYPSYLIMEIPTYKYPNIKNILITLWIQIKSFILNAGKMILIISVFIWVLGSFGPNKNKSFNSNFIIKKKELSNSFLGLLGKKIEPIIIPLGYDWKIGIGLLSSFLAREVFVSTMVSVYNLETEKGIVILKKQMKKDFFSNKKPIYNLATGFSLLFFYAFSMQCMSTLSIIKKETKSWKWPLIQFVYMTILAYFSSFCIYQFLKQI; via the coding sequence ATGCGAAATTTTTATAAAGTTGCTTTATTAGGAAATCCTAATGTTGGAAAAACTTCTTTATTTAACAAACTTACTGGACTAAATCAAAAAATAGGAAATTATTTAGGTGTAACTGTTGATAAAAAAATAGGATATTTTTCTTATAAAAATTTTTTTTATCAAATTATAGATCTTCCTGGAATTTATAGTTTATATCCTTCCTCTTCAGATGAAGAAATTGTAAGTCAATTATTAATAAATAATGTAAAAAATATTGATTATCCAGATAAAATTCTAATTGTAGCGGATTCTTCGAATATTAAAAAAAGTCTTCTTTTATTTCAACAAATACAAGATTTAGGATTTCCAATCCTATTAATTTTAAATATGATAGATGAAGCAAAAAAAAAAGGAATTATTATTGATATTAAAAAATTGAAAAAAATTTTAATAACAGAAATTATATTAATTAATGCAAAAAAAGGAATAGGGATAAAACAAATAAAAAAAAAAATTAATAGTATAAAAAAAATACATACTAAAAAACAATGTAATTTTATTAATTTTTATTCAAAAGCTATTAAAGATGTTAAAAATTATTATAAAATAGATACTTATAAAGCTTGGTATTATTTGTCCTCTACTAATAAAAAGTTAATAAATAAAAATTATTTAAATAAAATAAAAAAAAAATATAATATTTTTTCAAAAAAATTACAAATTAAAGAAATATTAAATCGATATCAAAAAATCGAAAAAATATATTCAAAAACAGTTTTAAAAAATATTTCAAATAAAAAAAATAATTATTTAGAATTTTATAAAAAAATAGATACTTATTTATTAATACATCCATTATGGGGATATTTAATATTTTTTTTCTTATTATTTTTTATTTTTCAAAATGTTTTTTTTTGGTCTGAAAAACCTAAAGAATTAATAGAATTTTTATTTTTTCAAATAAAAAATAAATTAGTAAATATCTATCCTGGGCCTTTAAATAATTTTATTTTACAAGGTATTTTTCCAGGAATTACTACTATTATTTCTTTTATTCCTCAAATTTTTATTTTATTATTTTTTATCCTTATTATGGAGGAAAGTGGATATCTCAGTAGAGTAATATTTTTAATGGATAAAATTATGCGTCCATTTGGATTAAATGGAAAAAGTATAGTTCCTATGATTTCTAGTTTTGCATGTTCTATCCCAGCAATTATGTCAACTAGACATATTGAAAATTCTAGAGATCGTTTAATTACTATTTTAGCAATTCCTTTTATAACTTGTTCAGCTAGATTACCTGTATATACTTTAATTATTTCTTTAATTATTCCGGATAAAAAATGGTTATTTATTCAATTAAAAGGAATAGTTTTATTTTTAATGTATTTATTAGGTATTGTTTTTTCTTTAATTATATCTTTAATATTTCATAAAATTTTAAAAAAAACTTATCCAAGTTATCTTATTATGGAAATTCCTACTTATAAATATCCTAATATAAAAAATATATTAATTACTTTATGGATTCAAATAAAAAGTTTTATTTTGAATGCAGGAAAAATGATTTTAATCATTAGTGTATTTATTTGGGTTTTAGGATCTTTTGGTCCTAATAAAAATAAATCATTTAATTCAAATTTTATAATTAAAAAAAAAGAATTATCTAATTCTTTTTTAGGTTTATTAGGTAAAAAAATAGAACCAATAATTATTCCATTAGGATATGATTGGAAAATTGGAATTGGTTTATTATCTTCTTTTTTAGCAAGAGAAGTTTTTGTAAGTACCATGGTTTCTGTATATAATTTAGAAACAGAAAAAGGAATTGTAATTTTAAAAAAACAAATGAAAAAAGATTTTTTTTCTAATAAAAAACCTATTTATAATTTAGCTACAGGTTTTTCTTTATTATTTTTCTATGCTTTTTCTATGCAATGCATGAGTACTTTATCTATCATAAAAAAAGAAACAAAATCTTGGAAATGGCCATTAATACAATTTGTATATATGACTATTTTAGCTTATTTTTCTTCTTTTTGTATTTATCAATTTTTAAAACAAATCTAA
- a CDS encoding Glu/Leu/Phe/Val family dehydrogenase, whose protein sequence is MSKKNTNKVETYSFFSCIKKNFDKATPFLSNIEKGLLDQIQSCNAVYRMNFPIKIGKKIKIIEAYRVQHSHHKLPCKGGIRYSIKVNQDEIMTLAALMTYKCAIVDVPFGGSKGGIKIDPQTTSIEIIEKITRRYTSELIKKNFIGPGIDVPAPDYGTGEREMSWIFDTFLSIKPGEVDALACVTGKPISQGGVRGRKEATGLGVFYGIRELCRIKKEMLYLGLDVGLHGKKIIIQGLGNVGSHAAYFFHEAGAIIVGIAEREGAIYNPNGLNISNVLMHLKNTGSILNFPESKNIENTEKALELECDILIPAALENVIHTKNAYRIKAKIIGEAANGPITPEAEEILEKMGVIIVPDIYLNAGGVTVSYFEWLKNLSHVRYGRMEKRLSENMNSYFLQVIETICKKKIPKEEKKRILRGPREIDLVRSGLEDTMIIGFHKIRDIKKSLGIKNMRTAAFVLAIKKIIDSYEKLGIFP, encoded by the coding sequence ATGTCAAAAAAAAATACCAATAAAGTTGAGACGTATAGTTTTTTTAGTTGTATAAAAAAAAATTTTGATAAAGCTACACCATTTCTTTCTAATATCGAAAAAGGTCTTCTAGATCAAATTCAATCTTGTAACGCTGTCTATCGCATGAACTTTCCTATAAAAATAGGAAAAAAAATAAAAATTATTGAAGCTTATAGAGTACAACATTCTCATCATAAACTACCATGTAAAGGAGGTATTAGATATAGTATAAAAGTCAATCAAGATGAAATTATGACATTAGCAGCATTAATGACATATAAATGTGCTATCGTAGATGTTCCTTTTGGAGGATCAAAAGGAGGAATAAAAATTGATCCACAAACTACTTCTATAGAAATTATAGAAAAAATTACCCGTCGTTATACTTCTGAATTAATTAAAAAAAATTTTATAGGACCAGGTATTGATGTTCCAGCTCCAGATTATGGAACTGGAGAAAGAGAAATGAGTTGGATTTTTGATACTTTTTTATCTATAAAACCTGGAGAAGTCGATGCTTTAGCTTGTGTAACGGGAAAACCCATTTCACAAGGTGGAGTAAGAGGGAGAAAAGAAGCAACTGGATTAGGAGTTTTTTATGGAATTAGAGAATTATGTAGAATAAAAAAAGAGATGTTGTATCTAGGTTTAGATGTCGGATTACATGGTAAAAAAATTATTATACAAGGACTAGGAAATGTAGGATCTCATGCTGCTTACTTTTTTCATGAAGCAGGTGCTATTATTGTTGGTATTGCAGAAAGAGAAGGAGCTATTTATAATCCAAATGGATTAAATATATCTAATGTATTAATGCATTTAAAAAATACTGGATCAATATTAAATTTTCCAGAATCAAAAAATATTGAAAATACAGAAAAAGCATTAGAATTAGAATGTGATATTCTTATACCTGCTGCATTAGAAAATGTAATACATACTAAAAATGCATATCGTATCAAGGCTAAAATTATTGGAGAAGCAGCAAATGGCCCTATTACTCCGGAAGCTGAAGAAATTTTAGAAAAAATGGGAGTAATTATTGTTCCAGACATCTATTTAAATGCTGGAGGAGTTACGGTTTCTTACTTCGAATGGTTAAAAAATTTAAGTCATGTACGTTATGGCCGTATGGAAAAACGTTTGAGTGAAAATATGAATTCTTATTTTTTACAAGTGATTGAAACTATTTGTAAAAAAAAAATACCAAAAGAAGAAAAAAAAAGAATTTTAAGAGGCCCGAGAGAAATAGATTTAGTGAGAAGTGGATTAGAAGATACAATGATTATTGGATTTCATAAAATTAGAGATATAAAAAAATCATTAGGAATAAAAAATATGCGTACAGCTGCATTTGTTTTAGCTATAAAAAAAATTATAGATTCTTATGAAAAATTAGGAATTTTTCCATAA
- a CDS encoding D-alanine--D-alanine ligase produces the protein MKKIAILMGGYTEESLISIKSGKVVFDSLNKKKEFELYKIFIFKNKWFLKDDKNKEYCINKHNFTVSFGKEKILKFDCVFNVIHGTPGEDGILSAYFHLLKIPYTGCHFHHANITFNKKYCLTLLQKFGVKTAKSFFLNKKQSFNQKDIIKKIGLPCFVKPNRSGSSLGISKVYKENEFLKAVEIAFKIDEEIIIESFLNGIEISVGVISLNNDIKILPITEIISKNDFFDFESKYSGKSKEITPAILPKDIENKIKKLAKKIAIILNLSGISRSEYIIVNGTPFFLEINTIPGLLNESIFPKQLEVAGISLSNFFKNYIFDSINKNYL, from the coding sequence ATGAAAAAAATAGCCATTCTTATGGGAGGTTATACAGAAGAATCGTTGATTTCTATAAAAAGTGGAAAAGTAGTTTTTGACAGTTTAAATAAAAAAAAAGAATTTGAGCTTTATAAGATTTTTATTTTTAAAAATAAATGGTTTTTAAAAGATGATAAAAATAAAGAATATTGTATTAATAAACATAATTTTACTGTTTCTTTTGGAAAAGAAAAAATTTTAAAATTTGATTGTGTTTTTAATGTAATACATGGAACTCCAGGAGAAGATGGAATTCTTTCTGCTTATTTCCATTTATTAAAAATTCCTTATACTGGATGTCATTTTCATCATGCTAATATAACTTTTAATAAAAAATATTGTTTAACTTTATTACAGAAATTTGGGGTAAAAACAGCTAAATCTTTTTTTTTAAATAAAAAACAATCTTTTAATCAAAAAGATATTATAAAAAAAATAGGACTTCCATGTTTTGTAAAACCTAATAGATCTGGATCTAGTTTAGGAATATCTAAAGTGTATAAAGAAAATGAATTTTTAAAAGCTGTAGAAATAGCTTTTAAAATAGATGAAGAAATTATTATTGAATCATTTTTAAATGGAATAGAAATTTCTGTAGGAGTCATTTCATTAAATAATGATATTAAAATTTTACCTATAACAGAAATAATTAGTAAAAATGATTTTTTTGATTTTGAATCGAAATATTCTGGAAAATCTAAAGAAATTACTCCTGCTATCTTACCAAAAGATATTGAAAATAAAATTAAAAAATTAGCTAAAAAAATAGCTATTATTTTAAATTTATCAGGAATTTCTAGATCAGAATATATTATAGTAAATGGAACTCCATTTTTTTTGGAAATTAATACAATTCCTGGGTTATTAAATGAAAGTATTTTTCCTAAACAATTAGAAGTTGCAGGTATATCTTTATCTAATTTTTTTAAAAATTATATATTTGATTCTATCAATAAAAATTATTTATAA
- the mgtE gene encoding magnesium transporter, with product MIEQLPLVKKIYFLNKLSIHDRINFLKNLTKKSLKNFIKYLNTEEKRKTLVFFLGYPENSVGRLMIPYYLAVQDTWSVQEVLNYIRKEGKNNDFIEIVYIINKKGKLLNDIKIREFLFVDRNTKVSQLMKKQYHPVFLSVMNTEEEAIKMFSVNNRMSLPVIDDKNILLGIVTIDDILWVSNTNYREDIQKIGGMQTLNQSYLKVPLSKLIKKRAGWLILLFIGEMLTTTVMQAFSSVIEKAIVLALFIPLVVSSGGNSGAQAASLIIQAMALGEVKIKDWWIVMRREIICGFFLGSILGITGFIRIFTWHKIHFFNYGPHWILVGLTIFLSLIGVVLWGTLSGSMFPFIIKKFKGDPASSSAPFVATLVDVVGLIIYFSMSYLLLHGILL from the coding sequence ATTATAGAACAATTACCATTAGTAAAAAAAATATATTTTTTAAATAAATTATCAATTCATGATCGTATTAATTTTTTAAAAAACCTTACTAAAAAATCATTAAAAAATTTTATAAAATATTTAAATACAGAAGAAAAACGAAAAACTTTAGTTTTTTTTTTAGGATATCCTGAAAATAGTGTAGGACGTTTAATGATTCCATATTATCTTGCGGTGCAAGATACTTGGTCAGTTCAAGAAGTATTAAATTATATAAGAAAAGAAGGAAAAAATAATGATTTTATAGAAATAGTATATATAATTAATAAAAAAGGAAAATTATTAAATGATATTAAAATACGAGAATTTTTATTTGTAGATAGAAATACTAAAGTATCTCAATTAATGAAAAAACAATATCATCCCGTTTTTTTAAGTGTTATGAATACAGAAGAAGAAGCAATTAAAATGTTTTCTGTAAATAATAGGATGTCTCTTCCTGTAATAGATGATAAAAATATTTTACTTGGAATAGTGACAATTGATGATATTTTATGGGTATCTAATACAAATTATAGAGAAGATATTCAAAAAATAGGAGGAATGCAAACATTAAATCAATCTTATTTAAAAGTTCCTTTATCAAAATTAATTAAAAAAAGAGCTGGATGGTTAATTTTATTATTTATAGGAGAAATGTTAACAACTACGGTTATGCAAGCTTTTTCAAGTGTAATAGAAAAAGCTATAGTTTTAGCCTTATTTATTCCATTAGTTGTTTCAAGTGGAGGGAATAGTGGGGCTCAAGCTGCAAGTTTAATTATTCAAGCTATGGCGTTAGGAGAAGTAAAAATAAAAGATTGGTGGATTGTAATGAGAAGAGAAATTATTTGTGGTTTTTTTTTAGGAAGTATTTTAGGTATTACTGGGTTTATTCGTATTTTTACTTGGCATAAAATTCATTTTTTTAATTATGGACCCCATTGGATATTAGTTGGATTGACAATTTTTCTATCTTTAATTGGTGTAGTTTTATGGGGGACTTTAAGTGGATCTATGTTTCCATTTATTATTAAAAAATTTAAAGGAGATCCAGCAAGTTCTTCAGCTCCTTTTGTAGCTACATTAGTAGATGTTGTTGGATTAATTATTTATTTTTCTATGTCATATCTATTATTACATGGAATATTATTATAA
- a CDS encoding RluA family pseudouridine synthase — MSIKKFKFFLNKNQKLIRIDKFLKKLIPNISRNQIQNATYSGNILVNKHLIKKNYKIKPFDIIDAEIHYPIDLDPEYKNIIAENIPLNIIYEDEDILIINKPSGIVVHPGIGHKTGTLIHGIKYYLNNPNLFRSGLIHRIDKDTSGLLIVAKNEQSQKYLLQQFLSKTIQRKYIALVWGNLKKKNGTITGYIGRDPKNRKRMKLFKKYFHKGKYSITHYKVLEKFKYITSIYCYLETGKTHQIRAHFKYLGHPILNDYIYGGNKIKNIEKKQIKFLKNYLKFFNRHALHAISLSFIHPKKGKCNFTCSIPEEWKKLLEKFRKKLL, encoded by the coding sequence ATGTCAATAAAAAAATTTAAATTTTTTTTAAATAAAAATCAAAAATTAATTAGAATTGATAAATTTTTGAAAAAATTAATCCCTAATATTAGTAGAAATCAAATACAAAATGCAACTTATTCAGGAAATATATTAGTAAATAAACATTTAATTAAAAAAAATTATAAAATTAAACCTTTCGATATTATCGATGCAGAAATACATTATCCCATTGATTTAGATCCAGAATATAAAAATATTATTGCAGAAAATATACCTCTTAATATTATTTATGAAGATGAAGATATTCTTATTATTAATAAACCATCAGGAATTGTAGTACATCCTGGTATTGGTCATAAAACAGGCACATTAATTCATGGAATTAAATATTATTTAAATAATCCTAATTTATTTAGATCAGGATTAATTCATAGAATTGATAAAGATACATCAGGATTATTAATTGTCGCTAAAAATGAACAATCTCAAAAATATTTATTACAACAATTTTTATCTAAAACTATTCAAAGAAAATATATAGCTTTAGTATGGGGTAATTTAAAAAAAAAAAATGGAACTATAACTGGTTATATAGGAAGAGATCCAAAAAATAGAAAAAGAATGAAACTTTTTAAAAAATATTTTCATAAAGGTAAATATTCTATTACTCATTATAAAGTTTTAGAAAAATTTAAGTATATTACTTCTATTTATTGTTATTTAGAAACAGGAAAAACACATCAAATAAGAGCCCATTTTAAATATTTAGGACATCCTATATTAAATGATTATATTTATGGAGGGAATAAAATAAAAAATATTGAAAAAAAACAAATTAAATTTTTAAAAAATTATTTAAAATTTTTCAATAGACATGCTTTACATGCCATTTCTCTTTCTTTTATTCATCCAAAAAAAGGAAAATGTAATTTTACATGTTCAATCCCTGAAGAATGGAAAAAACTTTTAGAAAAATTTAGAAAAAAATTATTATAA
- a CDS encoding FeoA family protein has product MNLSNLKKGEKGIIKGYKNEDFPIRLLELGIIPGIEVEILFFSIFYDPIYIIYEQTFLVLRQKEAKNILIEPII; this is encoded by the coding sequence TTGAATTTATCAAATCTTAAAAAAGGAGAAAAGGGAATAATTAAAGGATATAAAAATGAAGATTTTCCTATTAGATTATTAGAATTAGGTATAATTCCTGGTATTGAAGTTGAAATACTTTTTTTTTCTATTTTTTATGATCCCATTTATATTATTTATGAACAAACTTTTTTAGTTTTACGTCAAAAAGAAGCAAAAAATATACTTATAGAACCTATTATTTAA